One region of Quercus lobata isolate SW786 chromosome 2, ValleyOak3.0 Primary Assembly, whole genome shotgun sequence genomic DNA includes:
- the LOC115974817 gene encoding putative defensin-like protein 30 has protein sequence MATLKCFLVVLFCIALVVVNSGLATAESPPCGGTLIYQGPCSNYPDCDKHCRSAGYSQCGGFCGSTTGPPTPPGAAPPPDGEKFIITVAPPSPMAASACLCKA, from the exons ATGGCTACCCTAAAATGTTTCCTTGTGGTGCTTTTCTGCATTGCATTAGTTGTTGTGAACTCAG GGCTTGCAACTGCAGAGAGTCCACCGTGTGGTGGGACACTGATTTACCAGGGGCCATGTTCAAACTACCCCGACTGCGATAAGCATTGCCGCTCCGCTGGATATAGTCAGTGTGGTGGATTTTGTGGCAGCACTACAGGGCCTCCTACACCTCCAGGAGCAGCTCCTCCTCCAGATGGGgagaaatttattattacagTGGCCCCTCCTTCTCCAATGGCCGCTAGTGCTTGTCTATGTAAAGCTTGA